One window of Akkermansia biwaensis genomic DNA carries:
- a CDS encoding DUF3313 domain-containing protein: MMKMRRFLSLLSVMMLMLLVCMTAVSCSNNFKKVPQTGFVTHHVKNGDSHIPFDAYWNAPDEKAWNERVKGEHGKENLLAVASVDTGHMDVRPDTPEGQEALRDLAEYFRKSVNSQLEKTAEKTPHFRMVPLGTRGAYTLELAITSITPTNAKAGIFVTALSGIKGGGLAKRFIKKGHIAMAGRVRDDRGRVVSEFADYEEDHSSLLGVDTKDFRKYAHHHHTIDEWAREIADVYSTAYGHRTNKHMMTLNPF, from the coding sequence ATGATGAAGATGCGCCGTTTCCTGTCCCTGCTTTCCGTGATGATGCTTATGCTGCTTGTCTGCATGACGGCGGTCTCCTGTTCCAATAACTTCAAGAAGGTGCCTCAGACGGGATTTGTAACCCATCACGTCAAAAACGGGGATTCCCACATCCCCTTTGATGCGTACTGGAACGCCCCCGATGAAAAAGCCTGGAATGAACGGGTAAAGGGTGAGCATGGCAAGGAAAACCTGCTGGCCGTGGCTTCCGTCGACACGGGGCACATGGACGTGCGCCCGGACACTCCGGAAGGTCAGGAGGCCTTGCGTGACCTGGCGGAATACTTCCGGAAAAGCGTGAATTCCCAGCTTGAAAAAACCGCGGAAAAAACCCCTCATTTCCGCATGGTACCGCTGGGAACCAGGGGGGCATATACTCTGGAGCTGGCGATCACTTCCATCACGCCGACGAATGCCAAAGCCGGGATTTTCGTAACGGCGTTAAGCGGCATCAAGGGCGGCGGACTGGCAAAACGTTTCATCAAGAAAGGGCACATAGCCATGGCCGGTCGCGTGCGTGACGACCGGGGCCGGGTGGTCTCCGAATTCGCGGATTATGAGGAAGACCACAGTTCCTTGCTGGGCGTGGACACCAAAGACTTTAGAAAATACGCCCATCATCACCATACCATTGATGAATGGGCGCGGGAAATTGCGGATGTGTACTCCACCGCCTACGGGCACAGGACGAACAAGCACATGATGACGCTGAATCCGTTTTAA
- a CDS encoding beta-N-acetylhexosaminidase, whose amino-acid sequence MRLTRERFHRMSAILALAACLTAAGGAPVPAEDVLLPAPSECRSDASVPVRLPLRLAVYAPGRDAGTVEALLNVLNAQGIVTGLSMTGDRESADVLCSLEGESAETGEGYEMRLENRKGGRGVLHLRAAAPQGLFYAWQSAVQILNANRTEGGFSVPAFSIRDVPQFEWRGIMLDVSRHFFTMAEVKRMIDTMSLFKLNRLHLHLTDGPGWRLEIKKYPLLTAMSAWRVPLASGEWNWQEVKLAIQENDPEATYGGFYTQEQMKEIIAYARSRRVTVVPEIELPGHAYAAMHAYGELVCDGVNFPVEGKKGRDTVCMGRPETLRFVKDVVDELKTIFPPGSPIHLGHDEVSTESWRNCKYCQSRLKELNENSLKALGRDFLQQVASYVRQGGYDAIVWDEGGELEADKHIFVMAWRGNDVAAGAARKGHSVILSPSSHFYFDYYQSASAAEPKAIGGLIPLRQVYGYELPELAPEEARKIRGLQANIWTEYLYDMGLVEYMAWPRALALAERAWSDCDPRDYKSFRSRAALALKLLEKLAVKYRPMDEEDG is encoded by the coding sequence ATGAGGCTGACCAGGGAACGTTTTCACCGGATGAGCGCCATTCTGGCTCTGGCGGCATGCCTGACGGCCGCGGGAGGAGCTCCCGTCCCTGCGGAAGACGTTTTGCTTCCCGCGCCGTCCGAATGCAGGTCCGACGCCTCCGTTCCCGTGCGCCTGCCTCTGCGCCTGGCCGTTTATGCCCCCGGCAGGGACGCCGGAACGGTGGAAGCCCTGCTGAATGTTCTGAATGCCCAGGGCATTGTCACGGGACTCTCCATGACCGGGGACAGGGAATCCGCGGACGTGCTGTGTTCCCTGGAAGGCGAGTCCGCAGAAACGGGAGAGGGCTATGAAATGCGCCTGGAAAACCGGAAGGGAGGAAGAGGCGTCCTGCATCTGCGCGCGGCGGCTCCGCAGGGGCTCTTCTACGCGTGGCAGAGTGCGGTGCAAATACTGAACGCCAACCGGACGGAAGGCGGCTTTTCCGTACCCGCATTCTCCATCAGGGATGTTCCGCAGTTCGAATGGCGGGGCATCATGCTGGACGTCTCCCGCCATTTCTTCACGATGGCGGAAGTCAAGCGCATGATTGACACCATGTCCCTCTTCAAGCTCAACCGGCTGCACCTGCACCTCACGGACGGTCCCGGCTGGCGGCTGGAAATCAAAAAATACCCGCTCCTGACGGCCATGAGCGCCTGGCGCGTGCCGCTGGCCAGCGGGGAATGGAACTGGCAGGAAGTAAAGCTGGCCATTCAGGAAAACGATCCGGAAGCGACGTACGGCGGATTCTACACGCAGGAGCAGATGAAGGAAATCATCGCGTATGCCCGGAGCCGCCGGGTGACCGTCGTTCCGGAAATAGAGCTGCCCGGCCATGCGTATGCCGCCATGCACGCTTACGGAGAACTGGTCTGCGACGGAGTCAACTTTCCCGTGGAAGGCAAGAAGGGTCGGGATACCGTTTGCATGGGGCGGCCGGAAACCCTCCGGTTCGTGAAAGACGTGGTGGATGAACTGAAGACCATCTTTCCACCCGGTTCCCCCATCCATCTGGGGCATGATGAAGTGTCCACGGAATCATGGAGGAACTGCAAGTACTGCCAAAGCCGTCTGAAAGAATTGAATGAAAACAGCCTGAAAGCCCTCGGCAGGGACTTTCTCCAACAGGTCGCGTCCTATGTGCGGCAGGGAGGCTATGACGCCATCGTCTGGGACGAGGGCGGGGAACTGGAAGCCGACAAACACATCTTTGTGATGGCGTGGCGCGGCAATGATGTCGCTGCGGGAGCGGCCAGGAAGGGCCACTCCGTCATCCTCTCGCCTTCCTCCCATTTCTATTTTGACTACTACCAGTCCGCCTCCGCCGCGGAACCGAAGGCCATTGGCGGCCTCATACCCCTCAGGCAGGTTTACGGCTACGAACTGCCGGAACTGGCCCCGGAGGAAGCCCGGAAAATCCGCGGACTCCAGGCCAATATCTGGACGGAATACCTTTACGACATGGGACTGGTGGAATACATGGCATGGCCCCGTGCCCTGGCTCTGGCGGAACGGGCCTGGAGCGACTGCGACCCCAGGGATTACAAATCCTTCCGCAGCCGCGCAGCCCTGGCCCTGAAACTCCTGGAAAAGCTGGCCGTGAAATACCGCCCCATGGACGAGGAGGACGGGTAG
- a CDS encoding 6-pyruvoyl trahydropterin synthase family protein produces the protein MAYRICKSIELESGHLLSKHPGNCKFPHGHTRSVEMVFRADSLDASDMVLDFKAVKQMMGDFLQQFDHSLCMNTEDPNYGTFLAAYGDRIIPFDREDPTSEVMARTIFIYAQEALEKAKKTFTEYPVRDCVTLERVRVWETSSSWAEYGE, from the coding sequence ATGGCATACCGAATTTGCAAATCGATCGAGCTGGAGAGCGGACACCTTTTATCCAAGCATCCGGGCAACTGCAAATTCCCCCACGGCCATACCCGTTCCGTGGAGATGGTGTTCCGCGCGGATTCCCTGGACGCCAGCGACATGGTGCTGGATTTCAAGGCCGTCAAGCAGATGATGGGGGATTTTCTCCAGCAGTTCGACCATTCCCTGTGCATGAATACGGAAGATCCGAACTACGGGACCTTTCTAGCCGCGTACGGAGACCGCATTATTCCGTTTGACCGGGAAGACCCCACCAGCGAGGTGATGGCCCGCACCATTTTCATCTACGCCCAGGAAGCCCTGGAAAAGGCCAAGAAAACTTTCACGGAATACCCCGTCAGGGATTGCGTCACGCTGGAGCGCGTGCGCGTCTGGGAAACCAGCAGTTCCTGGGCGGAATACGGAGAATAG
- the ffh gene encoding signal recognition particle protein produces MFSLLADKLDNTFRRLRGLGKISEKNIADAMRDIRLALLEADVEFGVARDFIARVKERAMGQEVLKSIKPGEQIVKIFRDEIASLLGGDAVGLDLTDPARIMVVGLNGAGKTTTSAKLALRLKNEGRRPLLVACDLVRPAAVDQLATLAEQIQVPVYKPAPGSRDVVAVAREALEWAKTQNGTVMIFDTAGRQEVDEALIDELRHLHSFLSPRETLLVVDAATGQQAVGVAQTFDRAVNVTGIVLTKLDGDARGGAALSMRSVTGKPIKFSGEGEKLDQFGPFVPGRMADRILGMGDIVGLVEHAAARIDEEQAAKSMSRMMSGKFDFNDFLDQMKMMQNLGPLEGLLGLLPGFGKIKKQLPDGALDPKRMKHMEAIVLSMTARERSNPNLLNPSRRRRIAAGSGRSLMEVNKLIKNFSEMRKMMSGKGKMGAMMKQMGAMKGGKMPSLPGMGGGLGALKGLGGGLGGLFGGRK; encoded by the coding sequence ATGTTTTCACTTTTAGCAGATAAACTGGACAACACGTTCCGGAGGCTGAGGGGCCTGGGAAAGATTTCTGAAAAGAACATTGCGGACGCCATGCGCGACATCCGGCTGGCCCTGCTGGAAGCCGACGTGGAGTTCGGCGTGGCCAGGGACTTCATTGCCCGCGTCAAGGAGCGCGCCATGGGGCAGGAAGTGCTCAAATCCATCAAGCCCGGAGAACAGATCGTCAAAATCTTCCGTGATGAAATCGCCTCCCTGCTGGGCGGCGATGCCGTAGGCCTGGACCTGACGGACCCTGCCAGAATCATGGTGGTGGGCCTGAACGGCGCCGGGAAGACCACCACCAGCGCGAAGCTGGCCCTGCGCCTGAAAAACGAAGGGCGCCGCCCCCTGCTGGTGGCCTGCGACCTGGTACGCCCCGCCGCCGTTGACCAGCTGGCTACCCTGGCGGAACAGATCCAGGTGCCCGTGTACAAGCCCGCGCCCGGCAGCCGGGACGTGGTGGCCGTGGCCCGGGAAGCCCTGGAATGGGCCAAAACCCAGAACGGAACCGTCATGATCTTTGACACGGCGGGCCGCCAGGAAGTGGACGAGGCGCTGATCGACGAACTGCGCCATCTGCACTCCTTCCTCTCTCCCCGTGAAACCCTGCTGGTGGTGGATGCCGCCACGGGGCAGCAGGCCGTCGGCGTGGCCCAGACCTTTGACCGGGCCGTCAACGTGACGGGTATCGTCCTGACCAAGCTGGACGGCGACGCTCGCGGCGGCGCGGCCCTCTCCATGCGTTCCGTGACGGGCAAGCCCATCAAATTCTCCGGGGAAGGGGAAAAACTGGACCAGTTCGGCCCCTTCGTCCCCGGCCGCATGGCGGACCGTATTCTGGGCATGGGGGACATCGTGGGCCTGGTGGAGCATGCCGCCGCCCGCATTGACGAGGAACAGGCGGCCAAATCCATGAGCCGCATGATGTCCGGCAAATTCGACTTCAACGACTTTCTGGACCAGATGAAAATGATGCAGAACCTGGGTCCCCTGGAAGGGCTGCTGGGACTTCTGCCCGGCTTCGGAAAAATCAAAAAGCAGCTCCCGGACGGCGCGCTTGATCCCAAAAGGATGAAGCACATGGAAGCCATCGTCCTTTCCATGACGGCCAGGGAGCGCAGCAACCCCAACCTGCTGAACCCGTCCCGCCGCCGGCGCATTGCCGCCGGCTCCGGTCGTTCCCTGATGGAGGTGAACAAGCTCATCAAGAACTTTTCGGAAATGCGCAAGATGATGTCCGGCAAGGGCAAAATGGGCGCCATGATGAAGCAGATGGGGGCCATGAAAGGCGGCAAGATGCCCAGCCTTCCCGGAATGGGAGGAGGCCTGGGCGCCTTGAAAGGCCTCGGCGGAGGTCTGGGGGGCCTGTTCGGCGGCCGCAAATAA
- a CDS encoding DUF418 domain-containing protein has protein sequence MTARSSSGAPAPAPRITILDILRALALLGIVIVHAHDHFNLYLPVLPAAGWQAAANGAADWLYEHLFVSKSFLLFSFLFGLSFFIQLDRQEQRGVDFRKRFMWRLVLLFLLGLVHTLFYDGDILTIFGVLGFALVLLYRRSTPFLVILCLLCLMQPVNVMDALARAGMAEGWPHSSGWFLPDSPAAGPSREFLYAGDSWGEAAWWNLTRGQLGKWQFFLLSGRIWQTLGLFILGMLAGRWRLFADAPGKRVLFLRLLAVSLLLFLSLLAVRTLLVPLTSSPAGSDLRHLVLQWENLSYVAAFVSGAVLLFSRPGLPLPSALLSSTGKCTLTCYVTQTLIFTFLFFGWGLGLAQSMGPWICLCSAVAVFCLQAWVCRQWLKHFLYGPLEWLWRTATMCRMQPFIRK, from the coding sequence ATGACAGCCCGGAGTTCCTCCGGGGCCCCCGCTCCCGCGCCCCGGATCACCATTCTTGACATTCTCAGGGCACTGGCCCTGCTGGGCATCGTCATCGTCCACGCGCACGACCATTTCAACCTGTACCTTCCCGTTCTCCCCGCTGCGGGATGGCAGGCGGCGGCCAACGGAGCCGCGGACTGGCTCTACGAACATCTTTTCGTCAGCAAGTCGTTCCTTCTCTTTTCCTTCCTGTTCGGCCTCAGCTTCTTCATCCAGCTGGACAGGCAGGAGCAAAGAGGCGTGGATTTCCGGAAAAGATTCATGTGGAGGCTCGTTCTGCTGTTCCTGCTGGGCCTGGTCCACACCCTGTTTTACGACGGGGACATTCTCACCATCTTTGGAGTCCTTGGGTTCGCGCTGGTTCTGCTGTACAGGCGCAGCACTCCTTTTCTTGTCATTCTGTGCCTGCTGTGCCTGATGCAGCCCGTCAACGTCATGGATGCGCTGGCCCGGGCCGGAATGGCGGAGGGCTGGCCCCATTCCTCCGGCTGGTTCCTCCCGGATTCCCCGGCGGCGGGGCCTTCCCGGGAATTCCTGTACGCCGGCGACTCCTGGGGGGAGGCGGCCTGGTGGAACCTCACCCGGGGGCAGCTCGGGAAATGGCAGTTTTTCCTGCTCAGCGGCCGTATCTGGCAGACGCTGGGGCTGTTTATTCTGGGCATGCTGGCAGGCAGATGGAGGCTGTTTGCGGACGCTCCCGGCAAGCGTGTTCTGTTCCTCCGGCTGCTGGCAGTTTCCCTCTTGCTATTCCTGTCCCTGCTGGCCGTGCGGACGCTCCTTGTTCCGCTGACGTCCTCCCCCGCGGGTTCCGACCTCCGGCACCTTGTCCTTCAGTGGGAAAACCTTTCCTATGTAGCGGCTTTCGTTTCCGGAGCCGTCCTGCTGTTTTCCCGCCCCGGGCTTCCCCTGCCCTCCGCCCTGCTCAGCAGCACCGGAAAATGCACGCTGACCTGCTACGTAACGCAAACGCTGATATTCACGTTCCTGTTCTTCGGCTGGGGCCTGGGGCTGGCGCAGAGCATGGGGCCATGGATATGCCTGTGTTCCGCCGTGGCGGTCTTCTGCCTTCAGGCATGGGTATGCCGCCAGTGGCTGAAGCACTTCCTGTACGGCCCGCTGGAATGGCTGTGGCGCACGGCCACCATGTGCCGGATGCAGCCGTTCATCAGGAAATAA
- the nadA gene encoding quinolinate synthase NadA, translating into MAPVDLKEEILRLKKERNAIILAHSYQTADIQDIADFVGDSLGLAYKAQSTDCRVIAFCGVHFMAETAKILNPDKTVVLPDADAGCSLEASCDAGDLAAFLNENAHRNYYVVAYVNCSIGVKALADVIVTSGNAVNIVSQAPEDRPILFVPDQNLGAWVGRQLGRPMELWNGSCHVHMEFTRDQIQALKGRHPGALVVAHPECTEAVRLLADHICSTEKMIPFCTESPASSFIIVTESGILHRLRKLVPGKEFIPAPTEQCSCSTCPYMKMNTLEKLYHALRDLTPAVELPEDLRKRAEAPLLRMLEQSKS; encoded by the coding sequence ATGGCACCCGTTGACCTGAAAGAGGAAATCCTGCGCTTGAAGAAAGAGCGCAACGCCATCATCCTGGCGCACAGCTACCAGACGGCGGATATCCAGGATATTGCGGATTTTGTGGGGGATTCCCTGGGACTGGCCTACAAGGCGCAGAGCACGGACTGCCGCGTGATCGCCTTCTGCGGCGTTCACTTCATGGCGGAAACCGCCAAGATTCTCAATCCGGATAAAACGGTCGTCCTGCCGGACGCCGACGCCGGGTGTTCCCTAGAGGCCTCCTGCGACGCCGGGGACCTGGCAGCCTTCCTGAACGAGAACGCCCATAGGAATTATTATGTCGTGGCGTACGTCAACTGCTCCATAGGCGTGAAGGCCCTGGCGGACGTCATCGTCACTTCCGGGAATGCCGTCAACATTGTCTCCCAGGCTCCGGAGGACCGCCCCATCCTGTTCGTGCCGGACCAGAACCTGGGCGCGTGGGTAGGCCGCCAGCTCGGCCGCCCCATGGAGCTGTGGAACGGCTCCTGCCACGTTCACATGGAATTCACGCGGGACCAGATCCAGGCCCTGAAGGGCCGGCACCCCGGCGCCCTGGTGGTGGCCCATCCGGAATGCACGGAGGCCGTGCGCCTGCTGGCGGACCACATCTGCTCCACGGAAAAGATGATTCCCTTCTGTACGGAGAGCCCCGCCTCCTCCTTCATCATCGTGACGGAATCCGGCATCCTGCACCGCCTGCGCAAGCTGGTGCCGGGCAAGGAGTTCATCCCGGCACCCACGGAACAGTGCTCCTGCAGCACCTGCCCGTACATGAAGATGAATACGCTGGAAAAACTGTACCACGCCCTGCGTGACCTCACCCCTGCCGTGGAATTGCCGGAAGACCTGCGCAAACGGGCGGAGGCCCCCCTGCTCCGCATGCTGGAACAGTCCAAATCCTGA